DNA from Mugil cephalus isolate CIBA_MC_2020 chromosome 5, CIBA_Mcephalus_1.1, whole genome shotgun sequence:
ttttattgttgtgcttATGGAAAATCTAAAGTCTCTAATGCTGGTCTATAACTCTGAACTTGTGCGAGTCCGTGCCTCAGTTTGAAATTGTCTCCATCCGTTGTGTTTTTCCACCTCTCAGCTCTACGAGATCGACAAGCTGCGGATGCTCTACCAGCAGATGAGGTACCTGGAGCACGCCTACGGCCCCAACGCCTCCTACTTCCAGAACAAACTGGGAATGCCAATGGCCGTGTGCGACCCAGCCACGGACAAGAAGTGCAAGGTcgcccaccctcctcctcctccaatgAAAGGGGTGCCGAGGCCCACcgagcccccccctccccttcctctcgtTCCAGCCATCTCCCAGGCCGACGTGCTCTACCTGTGTAACCCCAAGGACCCCCTCTGCAAGCCCCACATCGTCTACCTGCCCACGGGGGCCGTGCCAGTTCTCTGCGACCCCCGCCACCACCCCCACTGCACCCCGCAGAAGGCCCCGCCGGCCCCCGTGGCAGTGCCTCACCCGCCTCCGCCAAAGAAGTCCGCcccgcctccacctccccccATCCTCGTCAAGAAGTCTCCCCCCGCCCCCATCCGCACCTTCAAGGGCATGGAGTACGACTGCGACCCCTACTGGGACCCAGACTGCCTGATTGACCACCCACCCAGGCCCGTCAAGGGGAAGATCGTGCTTTCCcccccgccgccgcctcctcctccagtggaggaggaggagaaggaggctcCCGTGGAGGAGCCAGCGCCTCCTGCACCCATTGCAAAGAAGTTAACCATCTACCCTTACCCTTACTACCCCTACCACTACGACCCCAGGGATGATCTGTACGACCCGAGCCGCTTCCAGTACCCGCAGCCTGCCGACGCAGCCGACGAGCCTGCGGAGGACGGCGAGTAAAAGCTCCAGGAAGGCCGTGTCCGTTTAAAAAGCGACCAGTACTAGAACATCGATAGACTTGTTACCGTGTTTGTCACCACTGTCAGCatgtaaaaatctgttttcaggCAACACGAGCATTTGATGCTGGTGGTTTTTGATATTAAAAGATGGCATTGTTTTTCACCGATGACTGGTTACAAGTTTGATTATGCTTTTAAGGTGCAACAAGTCAGAAAGAAAAGGATTGTTCCTCCAGGTGCCACATGGCAGGTAAACTCAGCCTTGTAAAGTACCAGCTTGCAGGCTGGGGGTCATTATGTCTACTTCCACTGTACATTTAATACCCAAATAAATGCTGACTCCTGCTGTACAGCTTTAAGACTCTTTAAGTTGCCCCTTTTCCCTGCCA
Protein-coding regions in this window:
- the LOC125008066 gene encoding leucine-rich repeat extensin-like protein 3 gives rise to the protein MISSLCSTGTLCCLVFLTGLLEAKSLLSAIQQEAMVPVGHLSIDSQRANGFLAQSRPKRNADPRWYRGNPDFQAYYRYYSSIGHTEGLYEIDKLRMLYQQMRYLEHAYGPNASYFQNKLGMPMAVCDPATDKKCKVAHPPPPPMKGVPRPTEPPPPLPLVPAISQADVLYLCNPKDPLCKPHIVYLPTGAVPVLCDPRHHPHCTPQKAPPAPVAVPHPPPPKKSAPPPPPPILVKKSPPAPIRTFKGMEYDCDPYWDPDCLIDHPPRPVKGKIVLSPPPPPPPPVEEEEKEAPVEEPAPPAPIAKKLTIYPYPYYPYHYDPRDDLYDPSRFQYPQPADAADEPAEDGE